A single genomic interval of Daucus carota subsp. sativus chromosome 1, DH1 v3.0, whole genome shotgun sequence harbors:
- the LOC135149946 gene encoding uncharacterized protein LOC135149946 codes for MSTNDRSWMNRRLESNRITLTPEYKLGVEQFIKFAIENKGVVEDLMKCPCVNCKNGTWETIENVRYHLIANGICLGYKIWTSHGESSRRKNNRVQREVEKPVDMEAMLRDVGAEPKACTSRVEEPPNADASEFYKEVNRCGTPIYPGNTNYTKLSFTTRLLHFKNESHCSEKSFNLLLEIIGDVLPPKHTLPSTYYEVKKIVKELKLSYNKIDACENNCMLFYGDDKDKKDCDHCGKSRYKEACGKKSTTIPRKILRHFPLIDRLKRLFMSKHTAKQMTWYKNREVKEGEISHPSDGDDWKNFDLQHPSFAKEFRNVRLGLSTDGFNPFDNSGNKVYSLWPVVVVVYNLPPSMSMKKPYMFLTLIIPGPDNTKKDLHVFLRPLIDELKILWHSGVETFDQSQKNNFHMRAALMWTISDFPALAQLKGWSTKGKCGCPVCLGSVKGFQLKNCGKPCWYGTNRIFLNENDSLRKKGPKFASTERAVFRGRMSGEYEISTFNHLQFPPPGRLTKQRALGYGKEHNWTSRPIFYELEYWSSLRLRHCIDVMHTEKNVFENVFYTIVDDRFKSKDHNKSRMDCKELGVMSGLWLNNGVKPKARFTLTRPQLRQLCEWVSSLDLPDGCCSNLARCVKMDVLKFHGLKSHDCHIFMQKLMSIAFREFLPRDILDALAALSNYFVDICSTILVRSDLELLEKSIVKTLCVLETIFPPSFFDIMEHLVLHLAEECRLGGPVHYRWMYPFERLLKFMKDKIKNKARVEGSIAEKYVEEETVNFCSYYFKSNVGTVHNTVGRNEVAVEKQDDSILEVFRYPIECLGKHVVRYLDDDEYFIAEYYVLLNMPEVQPYIREYASYTGATPEELESLLKTNFKIWFKKKIENDVAIYPRFKDLLNGPSRMIMTFQSCKVNGYKFRCKDKSGVLVKGTSHVNALENYYGQLEEIIRLVYRGGNHVYLFKCCWFDSAGSGVRVDKNRIVSIDIKSRLRSNEVFVLASQATQVYYAPSVLNPRSNFYTVISIKNSPLDESTTPSTENPYQENISNASTSIFSLFVDFAQYEPIPRIRFEDHDNDEVDDDDEDENNEEFDEEDQENEEEIGGGGGGEEEEEEEEEEEGYEDID; via the exons ATGTCGACCAATGATCGTAGTTGGATGAATCGTCGATTAGAAAGTAACCGAATAACACTTACTCCGGAATATAAATTGGGTGTTGagcaatttataaaatttgcaaTTGAGAATAAAGGTGTAGTTGAAGATTTGATGAAGTGTCCatgtgttaattgtaaaaatgGGACATGGGAGACCATTGAAAATGTTAGATATCATTTGATAGCTAATGGAATTTGCTTGGGTTATAAAATTTGGACATCTCATGGGGAGTCATCACGAAGAAAAAATAATCGTGTTCAAAGAGAAGTTGAAAAACCGGTAGACATGGAAGCGATGTTAAGAGATGTCGGAGCCGAACCTAAGGCTTGTACTAGTAGAGTAGAAGAACCACCTAATGCGGATGCTTCCGAATTTTACAAAGAAGTCAATAGATGTGGAACACCAATATATCCGGGAAACACCAATTACACAAAACTATCTTTCACCACAAGGTTGTTGCACTTTAAGAATGAATCCCATTGTAGTGagaaatcttttaatttgttacTTGAGATTATTGGCGATGTTCTTCCACCAAAACACACATTACCATCTACTTACTATGAGGTGAAGAAAATAGTAAAGGAATTGAAGCTTTCATACAACAAAATTGATGCTTGTGAAAATAATTGCATGTTGTTTTATGGGGATGATAAAGACAAAAAAGATTGTGATCATTGTGGAAAGAGTCGTTACAAAGAAGCATGTGGAAAAAAGAGTACCACAATTCCTCGTAAGATTTTAAGACATTTTCCTCTTATAGATCGTCTCAAAAGATTATTTATGTCGAAGCATACGGCTAAACAAATGACATGGTACAAGAATAGAGAGGTAAAAGAGGGAGAAATTAGTCACCCCTCGGACGGAGATGATTGGAAAAATTTTGACTTGCAACACCCTTCGTTTGCTAAGGAATTTCGTAATGTACGACTTGGTCTTTCAACCGATGGTTTTAATCCTTTTGATAATTCCGGTAATAAAGTATATAGTCTTTGGCCGGTAGTAGTTGTTGTGTATAATCTTCCTCCATCGATGTCAATGAAAAAACCCTACATGTTTTTGACTCTCATTATTCCGGGTCCGGATAATACAAAGAAGGATCTTCATGTATTTCTTCGTCCGCTTATTGATGAGTTAAAGATTTTGTGGCATAGTGGAGTTGAGACATTTGAtcaatcacaaaaaaataatttccacATGAGGGCGGCATTGATGTGGACTATAAGTGACTTTCCGGCTTTAGCACAACTCAAAGGATGGTCAACAAAAGGCAAATGTGGATGCCCGGTTTGTCTTGGAAGTGTAAAAGGCTTCCAACTTAAAAATTGTGGAAAGCCATGTTGGTATGGGACTAATCgaatttttttgaatgaaaatgatTCGTTACGGAAAAAAGGACCCAAGTTCGCAAGTACAGAGCGGGCCGTTTTTAGGGGTCGGATGAGTGGGGAGTATGAAATATCAACATTTAATCATTTGCAATTCCCTCCTCCCGGAAGATTGACCAAACAACGAGCTTTGGGTTATGGCAAAGAACACAATTGGACTAGTAGGCCAATTTTCTATGAACTTGAATATTGGTCGTCACTTAGGTTACGTCATTGTATTGATGTTATGCATACCGAAAAGAATGTTTTTGAAAATGTATTTTACACAATTGTGGATGACCGTTTCAAGTCAAAGGATCACAACAAGTCTAGGATGGATTGTAAGGAACTTGGTGTGATGTCCGGGTTATGGTTAAATAATGGGGTGAAGCCAAAGGCACGTTTTACGCTTACAAGACCCCAACTTCGCCAATTATGTGAATGGGTATCATCATTAGATCTTCCCGACGGGTGTTGCTCAAATCTAGCTCGATGTGTCAAAATGGATGTTCTCAAGTTTCACGGGTTAAAATCGCATGATTGTCATATTTTTATGCAAAAATTGATGAGTATTGCTTTTCGTGAGTTTTTACCTCGTGATATTTTGGATGCCCTTGCGGCACTATCAAATTACTTTGTCGATATTTGTTCGACAATTCTAGTACGTAGTGATCTAGAACTTCTAGAGAAATCCATAGTAAAGACACTATGTGTGCTAGAAACTATTTTTCCCCCAAGCTTTTTTGATATTATGGAACACTTGGTTTTACACTTGGCCGAAGAATGTCGTCTAGGGGGACCCGTTCACTATAGATGGATGTATCCTTTTGAACGGTTGTTAAAGTTTATGAAAGATAAGATCAAGAATAAGGCACGAGTGGAAGGTTCGATTGCGGAAAAATATGTCGAAGAAGAAACCGTCAACTTTTGTTCATATTACTTTAAGTCAAATGTTGGCACGGTTCATAACACCGTGGGAAGGAACGAAGTTGCGGTTGAGAAACAAGATGATAGTATTTTGGAGGTTTTTAGATATCCAATTGAGTGTTTGGGAAAACATGTTGTTCGATACTTGGATGATGATGAATACTTCATTGCGGAATATTATGTTCTCTTGAACATGCCAGAGGTTCAACCATATATTCG AGAATACGCATCTTATACGGGTGCAACGCCCGAAGAATTGGAATCACTTCTCAAGACTAACTTCAAAATTTGGTTCAAGAAAAAG attgaGAATGATGTTGCAATATATCCACGGTTCAAAGATCTACTTAATGGACCATCTCGCATGATTATGACGTTTCAATCTTGCAAGGTTAATGGATATAAATTTCGTTGTAAGGATAAATCCGGTGTCCTTGTCAAAGGTACATCTCATGTTAATGCCCTTGAAAATTATTATGGTCAATTAGAAGAAATTATTAGACTTGTTTATAGGGGGGGAAATCATGTGTATTTGTTTAAATGTTGTTGGTTTGATTCCGCGGGAAGCGGTGTACGTGTTGACAAAAATCGAATTGTTAGTATAGACATAAAGTCAAGACTAAGGTCGAACGAGGTATTTGTTTTAGCAAGTCAAGCGACTCAAGTGTATTATGCACCAAGTGTATTAAATCCTCGTAGTAACTTCTATACggttatttcaattaaaaatagtCCTCTTGATGAATCAACTACCCCTTCTACCGAAAATCCCTAccaagaaaatatatctaatgcATCCACTTCAATATTTTCATTGTTCGTTGACTTTGCACAATATGAGCCAATTCCAAGAATTCGATTCGAAGATCATGATAATGATGAAGTTGATgacgatgatgaagatgaaaacaatgaAGAATTTGATGAGGAAGatcaagaaaatgaagaagaaataggaggaggaggaggaggagaagaagaggaagaagaagaggaagaagaagaaggttatgaagatatTGATTAG
- the LOC108216205 gene encoding uncharacterized protein LOC108216205: MALLSNALRQAFMPKHEYDNLREEDKAMIQLQRPVLISLLLCIVIVIVVSTSISVKIVFPAEDGKRVFCRDLRIQPLSINVSSGGGGGGEDVFPGAFYLTDQQTVDYYWMVVFMPLVLVFLVSVAYLVAGNALSVVSSVCVYAADEVKEPRGWHHF; this comes from the exons ATGGCGTTACTCAGCAACGCTCTCCGGCAAGCCTTCATGCCGAAGCACGAGTACGACAATCTGCGCGAAGAAGACAAAGCGATGATCCAATTACAACGCCCCGTCTTGATTTCCCTCTTGTTGTGTATCGTGATTGTGATCGTTGTGTCCACCTCGATTAGCGTGAAGATTGTGTTCCCGGCGGAGGACGGGAAACGCGTGTTTTGCCGGGATTTGAGGATTCAGCCGTTGTCGATAAATGTGAGCTCTGGTGGCGGTGGCGGCGGGGAGGATGTGTTTCCTGGGGCGTTTTATTTGACGGATCAGCAGACGGTGGATTATTATTGGATGGTGGTGTTTATGCCGTTGGTTTTGGTGTTTTTGGTTTCAGTTGCGTATTTAGTTGCTG GCAATGCACTAAGTGTTGTGTCCAGTGTTTGTGTTTATGCAGCTGATGAGGTAAAAGAACCTAGAGGCTGGCACCACTTCTAG